The proteins below are encoded in one region of Candidatus Neomarinimicrobiota bacterium:
- a CDS encoding riboflavin synthase — protein sequence MFTGLIEEIGRVEKIQESGKGISMRIGCRKVLEDLNLKDSISIDGVCLTVVGINDDHFNVDVVEETITRSNIKTYTTGHKVNLERALLLSQRLGGHLVQGHVDGTAPIKSQKMIENGTILTVEIPADLNEFVVEKGSISLDGISLTVASLTDGELSVALIPHTLKSTTIGEKKIGDLINVEVDILAKYAKKMLSGMKEENGMSLEQLGEMGF from the coding sequence ATGTTCACCGGATTGATCGAAGAGATCGGAAGAGTGGAGAAGATTCAGGAATCGGGTAAGGGAATTAGCATGAGGATTGGATGCCGTAAAGTCCTTGAAGACCTGAATCTGAAGGACAGCATTTCGATTGACGGCGTGTGTCTTACGGTGGTCGGGATTAATGACGACCATTTCAATGTTGACGTAGTGGAAGAAACCATAACACGGTCAAATATAAAAACTTATACCACTGGACATAAAGTAAACCTTGAACGTGCTTTACTGTTGTCCCAGCGGTTGGGTGGTCATTTAGTACAGGGTCATGTCGACGGAACCGCTCCGATTAAATCTCAAAAGATGATCGAAAACGGTACGATTCTGACAGTTGAAATCCCGGCTGATTTGAATGAATTTGTCGTCGAAAAGGGTTCGATTTCTCTGGACGGCATAAGTTTGACAGTAGCATCGTTAACCGACGGCGAATTGAGCGTAGCGCTTATACCTCATACGCTTAAATCGACCACTATAGGTGAAAAAAAGATTGGCGATCTTATAAACGTCGAAGTTGATATACTCGCAAAATATGCGAAGAAAATGTTGAGCGGCATGAAAGAAGAAAATGGAATGTCGCTGGAACAATTGGGAGAGATGGGATTTTAG
- a CDS encoding bifunctional 3,4-dihydroxy-2-butanone-4-phosphate synthase/GTP cyclohydrolase II: protein MEQFNSIPEAVKAYKKGEMIIVVDDEDRENEGDLIMVAEKITPEAVNFMSKEARGLICVALTEERAEKLKLNLMVRDNTALHQTRFTVSVDAKEGTTTGISAHDRSTTIKTIYNPETTPSQLARPGHIFPILAVKGGVLRRAGHTEASIDLAGFAKLDPTAVLCEIIDEDGTMAKLPRLIEMSEKFGLKLISVRDIIEYRRKNEKLVELVEKVKMPTSNGEFVLHLYENILSKETHVALVKGTVSKEKAVLVRVHSECLTGDALGSMRCDCGDQLDRALKNIEEEGNGILLYMRQEGRGIGLKNKILAYHQQDLGKDTVEANEALGLKPDLRDYGIGAQILVDLGVRKMKLMTNNPKKVVGLDAYGLEIIERVPLEVEPHVQNKKYLETKRDKLGHMILKG from the coding sequence TTGGAACAGTTTAACAGTATACCTGAAGCGGTCAAGGCGTATAAGAAGGGTGAGATGATCATCGTGGTCGATGACGAAGACAGGGAGAATGAAGGCGACCTGATAATGGTGGCGGAAAAAATAACTCCGGAAGCCGTGAACTTTATGTCAAAAGAAGCCAGGGGCTTGATATGCGTTGCATTGACGGAGGAAAGGGCGGAGAAACTGAAGCTGAATTTGATGGTGAGGGATAACACCGCCCTGCATCAAACCCGGTTTACCGTGTCCGTAGATGCAAAAGAGGGTACGACTACCGGCATTTCCGCGCATGACCGATCAACAACGATAAAAACCATTTATAATCCTGAGACCACGCCCTCGCAGCTTGCGCGTCCGGGGCACATATTTCCGATACTCGCCGTTAAGGGGGGCGTTCTAAGAAGAGCAGGGCATACAGAGGCATCGATCGATCTGGCAGGATTCGCGAAACTCGATCCGACTGCTGTGCTTTGCGAAATAATCGATGAAGACGGGACAATGGCAAAGCTTCCGAGACTAATTGAAATGTCAGAAAAATTCGGATTGAAGCTCATAAGTGTCAGGGATATCATCGAATACCGCAGAAAAAACGAAAAGCTGGTTGAATTGGTTGAGAAGGTTAAAATGCCGACATCAAACGGTGAATTCGTTCTGCACCTCTACGAGAATATACTAAGCAAGGAAACTCACGTAGCGCTGGTTAAGGGCACAGTATCGAAAGAAAAAGCTGTTCTGGTGCGTGTTCATTCCGAATGCCTGACAGGAGACGCTCTCGGATCGATGCGGTGCGATTGCGGGGATCAGTTAGACAGAGCTCTCAAAAACATTGAGGAAGAGGGGAACGGAATCTTACTCTATATGAGGCAGGAAGGAAGGGGTATCGGGCTTAAAAATAAGATCCTTGCCTATCATCAACAGGATTTGGGTAAGGATACGGTCGAGGCTAACGAGGCGTTAGGATTAAAACCGGATTTACGCGATTACGGGATAGGCGCTCAAATACTCGTAGATTTGGGGGTACGTAAGATGAAGTTAATGACCAATAATCCCAAGAAGGTGGTGGGCTTGGATGCTTATGGACTTGAGATTATCGAGCGCGTGCCGCTTGAAGTCGAACCGCACGTTCAGAATAAAAAGTATCTCGAAACCAAAAGAGATAAACTTGGCCATATGATATTAAAAGGATAG
- a CDS encoding 6,7-dimethyl-8-ribityllumazine synthase — MSNVIEGELKAVGLKFALVVGRFNSIISNQLLEGALDCLRRHEAKDETQDVYWVPGSREIPAVAKKLVESGKYDGVICLGAVIKGATPHFDYVAQEVSRGISDLAYNSNIPVIFGVLTTNSVEQALERAGTKMGNKGWDAALAAIEMHNLFKKIK; from the coding sequence ATGTCAAACGTAATCGAAGGTGAACTCAAAGCGGTGGGGTTGAAATTCGCTCTTGTCGTCGGAAGATTCAATTCCATCATCTCCAACCAGTTATTGGAAGGCGCTCTTGATTGCCTGCGAAGACATGAGGCAAAAGATGAGACGCAGGATGTTTATTGGGTTCCGGGCTCCAGGGAGATACCTGCCGTGGCAAAGAAGCTGGTTGAGAGCGGAAAATATGATGGGGTAATATGTCTGGGGGCTGTCATCAAAGGAGCAACACCGCATTTCGATTATGTCGCTCAGGAGGTATCGCGAGGGATTTCAGACCTTGCGTATAATTCTAATATCCCCGTGATTTTCGGAGTACTGACCACCAACAGCGTTGAACAGGCGCTTGAGAGAGCGGGAACTAAAATGGGGAACAAAGGCTGGGATGCTGCGTTAGCTGCAATTGAAATGCACAATCTTTTCAAGAAAATCAAATAA